One window from the genome of Zerene cesonia ecotype Mississippi chromosome 1, Zerene_cesonia_1.1, whole genome shotgun sequence encodes:
- the LOC119831361 gene encoding carbonyl reductase [NADPH] 1-like, whose product MATKVAIVTGGNRGLGFEIVKGLCQKFDGVVYLTARNEERGQKAVQELEQIGLRPLLHILDVTSDESIEQFASFIKSQHEGIDVFVNNAGILDFDKAVSSFDDAKNLLDTNFYSLLRITKFLFPLLSNTARIINISSDWGLLSNIRKQNWLDTLIKDDLTVDEILQFVDEFLQAVKNGKNGFLSFAGHYSDYKVSKVAMSALTFVQQREFIKQGRDISVNCVHPGFVKTDMTKGMGDFSPERGARAPLYLALEAPQSLKGTFIWHDCHQVNWDD is encoded by the coding sequence atggCAACCAAAGTAGCTATAGTCACAGGTGGAAACAGAGGGTTAggttttgaaattgttaaagGATTAtgtcaaaagttcgacggtgTTGTGTACCTTACAGCGAGAAACGAAGAAAGGGGTCAAAAAGCAGTTCAAGAATTGGAACAAATTGGTTTGCGACCGCTTTTACATATTTTGGACGTGACAAGTGACGAATCCATTGAACAGTTTGCTTCCTTTATAAAATCACAGCACGAGGGCATTGATGTTTTCGTAAACAACGCCGGTATACTTGATTTTGATAAAGCTGTTTCTTCCTTCGATGATGCCAAAAATCTTCTCGATACAAATTTTTACAGCCTTCTAaggataacaaaatttttatttccccTCTTATCAAATACAGCtcgaataattaatatcagtaGTGACTGGGGTCTCTTATCAAATATCAGGAAACAAAATTGGCTGGATACATTGATAAAAGATGATTTAACTGTTGATGAGATTTTACAATTTGTGGATGAATTTCTGCAAGCTGTAAAGAATGGTAAAAATGGATTTCTTTCATTCGCTGGTCACTATAGTGATTACAAGGTTTCTAAAGTAGCCATGTCAGCTCTGACTTTTGTACAGCAAAGGGAATTTATCAAGCAGGGTAGAGATATATCTGTCAACTGTGTCCATCCGGGTTTTGTAAAAACCGATATGACAAAGGGCATGGGGGATTTTTCTCCCGAACGTGGTGCTAGAGCTCCTTTATACTTAGCATTAGAAGCTCCACAATCCCTCAAGGGAACTTTCATATGGCATGATTGCCATCAAGTCAACTGGGATGATTGA